DNA sequence from the Roseiconus lacunae genome:
GATGTGCTCGGCACCGAGTTGCTCAGTCCACGCTTGCTTCAACCGCCGCGCAAGCGTTGCGTTGTTGTACGTCGGCGGGACGCTTTCCTTAGACACGATGACTTCGGGCAACTTGTCCTCTGGCAATCCCGCAACTCGTCCCATGTTGACGGCGATTCGGCGGATACCGTCGAGCAACGTCTTTCGCGTTTCCGCGTTGGTGTTGCGGACCGTTAACTGCAATCTTGCCTGGTCAGAAATAATGTTGTGCTTCGTGCCAGCATGAAACGAACCAACCGTCACAACACCAGCCTCGCGTGGTGCGATCTCACGCGAAACCAGCGTTTGTAATGCGAGCACGATCTGACTGGCCAACACGATCGGGTCCTTACCGCGGTGTGGGCTGGCCCCGTGCGCGCCGATGCCATGAACGATGATGTCGACGGTATCCGAGCCAGCATAGGGACTCCCATCGACCACGTTGATCACTCCGGCTCGATTACGCGCCGACACATGAAAAGCGAGTGCAAAATCGGGTTGGCCAAATCGTTCCCACAACCGGTCTTGCTTCATCGCCCTTGCCCCCATGATCCGTTCCTCGGCGGGCTGGACGATCAACATTAACGTTCCCGACCAAGCGTCGCGATGCTTTGACAGGTACCGCGCCGATCCGACCAAACTGGTAATGTGGACGTCATGACCACATGCATGCATGACGGGGACTTCATCACCGGTGATCGGATCATCTTGCCTCGCTTTCGATGCGTACTCCAGCCCCGACTTTTCTTCCACCGGCAACCCATCCATGTCCGCTCGCATCATCACCGTCGGTCCCTCTCCGTTGGCGAGCAGAGCGACGATACCGGTCCCGCCGACGCCTTCGGTGACATCGAAGCCGACCGCACGAAGCTCACGCGCCATCCGCGCGGCAGTCTTAAACTCGACTAGTGATAGTTCGGGGTTGCGGTGAAAGTGGACGAACAGATCAGCGAGTGAAGCATCGTACTCGCGATCGATTTCACTCCGCAGAGCGTCCGTGGATGACTGCGATCGCGCCTGACCTGGAATACAACAGGCTGCGATAGCTGCGAGCATCATCGATCGACGGAGGTGCAACCGTCGCGCAGCCCTTGCAAAGATTAACCGAATCATGAATCGGACCTAGGAATGGAGTGACTTACTGGAAGCCACATCATACCGCAAGCGATTCACCATCGTTTCGCGAACCAAACGTAGCGGAAGCCTCCGAGGCTTTCGGGAAGAACGAAGCCGCCGAAACGCTCGGCGCGTTCCGCAACTCATTGATCAATCCCAACCGAAACGCACGGCGCGTTCCGCCACGCCGTCGGCACTTCAATCAGCGAATTGAGACGATGGGTTACTCGATTTCATCGACGGCAGCTTTCAGCGTGTTGCCGCTTTTGAGTGCGATAACTTTATCGTCAATTTCGATCTCGACTTTGTCCGCATCGATCGACTTGATGATTCCACGAACACTGCCGATTTCGAATTCATCGCCGACGCGCAGTTTCAACGTTTTGCCACGAGTCCGAACGTTCATCCACGCCGTCCAGTCTTTCGCACCTT
Encoded proteins:
- a CDS encoding amidohydrolase, with translation MMLAAIAACCIPGQARSQSSTDALRSEIDREYDASLADLFVHFHRNPELSLVEFKTAARMARELRAVGFDVTEGVGGTGIVALLANGEGPTVMMRADMDGLPVEEKSGLEYASKARQDDPITGDEVPVMHACGHDVHITSLVGSARYLSKHRDAWSGTLMLIVQPAEERIMGARAMKQDRLWERFGQPDFALAFHVSARNRAGVINVVDGSPYAGSDTVDIIVHGIGAHGASPHRGKDPIVLASQIVLALQTLVSREIAPREAGVVTVGSFHAGTKHNIISDQARLQLTVRNTNAETRKTLLDGIRRIAVNMGRVAGLPEDKLPEVIVSKESVPPTYNNATLARRLKQAWTEQLGAEHIISETQKGMGAEDFPVFTTSPDIPSVYWGIGGTPQEAFEAESAGGPMVPSHHSPLFKIDPEPAVKRGIESTVIAVLELMGD